A genomic window from Ilyobacter polytropus DSM 2926 includes:
- the recT gene encoding recombination protein RecT: MAEKIAKNDIIQKAATNRSVTKKKSNSIYDLISSDKMKSQFAMALPKHVDTERFVRIALTCIRQNPKLAECSRESLLGALMTSSQLGLEPGGVLGQAYLIPFSVKGQMECQFQIGYKGMLELLRRSKQLSNIRVHTVYENDEFEIGYGLDCTLNHKPVFKNRGNMIGFYSVAELKDGSKQFHFMSYDDVVEHEKKHRKGNYQSNVWKQHFEAMAHKTVVKQLMKWLPVSVEYLEMASKDEGVYKASEENLKDVTEEVVAPTLDYDEDTGEIMESEDNSADNVISDVFK, from the coding sequence ATATATGACCTTATCTCAAGCGATAAGATGAAAAGCCAGTTTGCTATGGCATTACCAAAACATGTTGATACAGAAAGGTTTGTAAGAATAGCTCTTACATGCATCAGACAGAATCCAAAATTGGCAGAATGTAGCAGAGAAAGTCTATTGGGTGCTCTTATGACATCTTCTCAACTTGGATTAGAACCCGGTGGAGTATTAGGGCAAGCTTACTTAATTCCATTCTCTGTTAAAGGGCAAATGGAATGCCAATTTCAAATTGGGTATAAAGGTATGTTGGAGCTTCTAAGGAGATCAAAACAACTTTCAAATATAAGAGTTCACACAGTATATGAAAATGACGAGTTTGAAATAGGTTATGGATTAGACTGTACTCTTAATCATAAACCAGTTTTTAAAAACAGAGGAAATATGATCGGATTTTATTCCGTTGCGGAGCTAAAAGACGGTTCAAAACAATTTCATTTCATGTCCTATGATGATGTAGTAGAGCACGAAAAAAAGCATAGGAAAGGAAATTACCAAAGTAATGTATGGAAACAACATTTTGAAGCTATGGCACATAAAACAGTAGTTAAGCAACTTATGAAGTGGCTGCCTGTTTCGGTTGAGTATCTTGAAATGGCTTCTAAAGACGAGGGCGTATATAAAGCCAGTGAAGAAAACCTTAAGGACGTTACTGAGGAAGTAGTAGCTCCAACTTTAGATTATGATGAAGATACCGGAGAGATAATGGAATCTGAGGATAATTCAGCTGACAACGTCATAAGTGACGTTTTTAAATAG